One genomic segment of Mycolicibacterium chubuense NBB4 includes these proteins:
- a CDS encoding MFS transporter → MTTGTDAAKPPVAANPMLSATSLRRVRMDHEHPFYKWIVLSNTTLGTLLATINASIVLISLPAIFRGIGLNPLAAGNVSYLLWMLMGYLVVTAVLVVPFGRLGDMFGRVRIYNLGFAVFTVAAVALSFDPFHLGGGAVWLIAWRVVQGVGGAMLMSSSSAILTDAFPANQRGMALGVNMVAAVAGSFLGLLIGGFLSEWHWKAIFWVGVPIGILGTIWSIRSLKELGVRTPGRLDWGGTLTFGVGLTVLLVGITYGIQPYGSSTTGWTNPAVLGAIVVGLALLVAFCFIELRVAQPMVNIRLFRSTSFGMGNLAGLMSSVGRGGLQFMLIIWLQGIWLPLHGFSFESTPLWAGIYMLPMTAGFLMAGPLAGSLSDRFGARPFTVGGMLLMAVTFVGLVLIPVNFDYWVFAVLVFLNGLGGGIFTAPNTAAIMSSVPSAERGAASGVRATFFNAGSSLSIGIFFSLMIVGLANTLPGAMSSGLQAQGVSSSVAHDVANLPPVGSLFAAFLGYNPIAELLEPFHALQQPGVNADVLTGKTFFPELITQPFHAGLVVVFIAAAVMMLIGAVASMFNPGRYGIEAGADNAA, encoded by the coding sequence ATGACGACCGGCACAGACGCGGCCAAGCCGCCGGTGGCAGCGAACCCGATGCTGAGCGCGACGTCGCTGCGCCGCGTGCGGATGGACCACGAACACCCCTTCTACAAGTGGATCGTGCTGTCCAACACCACGCTGGGCACGCTGCTCGCGACCATCAACGCGTCGATCGTGTTGATCTCGCTGCCCGCGATCTTCCGCGGCATCGGGCTCAACCCGCTGGCCGCCGGCAACGTCAGCTACCTGCTGTGGATGCTGATGGGCTACCTGGTCGTGACCGCGGTGCTGGTGGTGCCATTCGGCCGGCTCGGCGACATGTTCGGCCGCGTCCGCATCTACAACCTCGGGTTCGCGGTGTTCACCGTCGCCGCCGTCGCCCTGTCCTTCGATCCGTTCCACCTCGGCGGCGGTGCGGTCTGGCTGATCGCCTGGCGGGTGGTTCAAGGTGTCGGCGGAGCGATGCTCATGTCCTCGTCGTCGGCGATCCTGACCGACGCGTTCCCGGCCAACCAGCGGGGCATGGCGCTCGGCGTCAACATGGTCGCCGCGGTCGCCGGCTCGTTCCTCGGCCTGCTCATCGGCGGGTTCCTCTCCGAATGGCACTGGAAGGCCATCTTCTGGGTCGGTGTGCCGATCGGCATCCTCGGCACCATCTGGAGCATCCGATCGCTCAAGGAACTCGGCGTGCGCACGCCCGGGCGGCTGGACTGGGGCGGGACGCTGACCTTCGGTGTGGGCCTGACCGTGCTGCTGGTCGGCATCACTTACGGCATCCAGCCCTACGGTTCGTCGACCACCGGGTGGACCAATCCGGCGGTGCTCGGCGCGATCGTGGTGGGCCTGGCCCTGCTCGTGGCGTTCTGCTTCATCGAGCTGCGCGTTGCCCAACCGATGGTCAACATCCGGCTGTTCCGCTCCACGTCGTTCGGCATGGGCAACCTCGCCGGACTGATGTCGTCGGTCGGCCGGGGCGGTCTGCAGTTCATGCTGATCATCTGGCTGCAGGGCATCTGGCTGCCGCTGCACGGCTTCAGCTTCGAATCCACCCCGCTGTGGGCGGGCATCTACATGTTGCCGATGACGGCGGGCTTCCTGATGGCGGGTCCGTTGGCCGGCTCGCTGTCGGACCGCTTCGGCGCACGGCCGTTCACCGTCGGCGGGATGCTGCTGATGGCGGTGACGTTCGTCGGCCTGGTGCTGATCCCGGTGAACTTCGACTACTGGGTGTTCGCGGTGCTGGTGTTCCTCAACGGCCTCGGCGGCGGGATCTTCACCGCACCCAACACCGCCGCGATCATGTCCAGCGTCCCGTCCGCCGAGCGCGGCGCAGCCTCCGGGGTGCGCGCCACGTTCTTCAACGCGGGCTCGTCGCTGTCGATCGGGATCTTCTTCTCGCTGATGATCGTCGGACTGGCGAACACGCTGCCGGGCGCGATGAGCAGCGGTCTGCAGGCCCAGGGGGTGTCCAGCTCGGTGGCCCACGACGTGGCCAACCTGCCGCCGGTCGGCAGCCTGTTCGCGGCGTTCCTCGGGTACAACCCGATCGCCGAACTGCTGGAGCCCTTCCATGCGCTGCAGCAGCCCGGCGTCAACGCCGACGTGCTGACCGGCAAGACCTTCTTCCCCGAACTCATCACCCAGCCGTTCCACGCGGGGCTGGTCGTCGTGTTCATCGCCGCCGCCGTGATGATGCTGATCGGTGCGGTCGCGTCGATGTTCAACCCCGGTCGCTACGGCATCGAGGCCGGCGCCGACAACGCGGCCTGA
- a CDS encoding lysophospholipid acyltransferase family protein, with product MTTTDDRPEEVRLQALDHADETRAAMAAKREDSGGGLSGWVAQRAGEWDLSGQDEATMQRQKYFWNTLVDYWFRMEFDGWENLPDSPVLLVGIHSGAPFVWDAWTVGVHWWRRFGQQRPLHGTAHDALMAIPVIGRYFRAMGVLPAAPDSIATALAEGRDVALWPGGEVDSLRPWSERDQANLAGRKGFVKMAIKAGVPIVPIATVGGADAMPVLIRGDGLSRALRLDKMLRLKVFPLAVSLPWGIAPAALPQFPLPAKIRTRLMPAIELDHDPARADDDDYVERKYREVQDSIQRGMDALARKRAFPLFG from the coding sequence ATGACGACCACCGACGACCGTCCCGAAGAGGTACGCCTGCAGGCGCTCGACCACGCTGACGAGACCAGGGCGGCGATGGCCGCCAAGCGGGAGGACAGTGGCGGCGGGCTGTCCGGATGGGTGGCGCAGCGGGCCGGGGAATGGGACCTGAGCGGCCAGGACGAGGCGACGATGCAGCGCCAGAAGTACTTCTGGAACACACTCGTCGACTACTGGTTCCGGATGGAGTTCGACGGCTGGGAGAACCTGCCCGACTCGCCCGTGCTGCTGGTCGGCATCCACTCCGGCGCCCCCTTCGTGTGGGACGCGTGGACCGTCGGCGTGCACTGGTGGCGGCGGTTCGGCCAGCAACGGCCCCTGCACGGCACCGCGCACGACGCGTTGATGGCGATTCCGGTGATCGGCCGGTACTTCCGCGCGATGGGAGTGCTGCCCGCCGCGCCGGACTCCATCGCGACCGCGCTGGCCGAGGGCCGCGACGTGGCGTTGTGGCCCGGTGGCGAGGTGGACTCGCTGCGGCCGTGGAGCGAACGTGACCAGGCGAACCTGGCCGGGCGCAAGGGCTTTGTGAAGATGGCGATCAAGGCGGGGGTGCCCATCGTGCCGATCGCGACGGTGGGCGGCGCCGACGCGATGCCCGTGCTGATCCGCGGTGACGGGTTGTCCCGAGCGCTACGGCTCGACAAGATGTTGCGGCTCAAGGTGTTTCCGCTCGCGGTCTCGCTGCCGTGGGGTATCGCACCCGCAGCGTTGCCGCAGTTCCCGTTGCCCGCCAAGATCCGTACCCGGCTGATGCCCGCGATCGAGCTCGATCACGACCCCGCTCGTGCCGACGACGACGACTACGTCGAGCGCAAGTACCGCGAGGTGCAGGACAGCATCCAGCGCGGAATGGATGCGCTGGCCCGCAAGCGCGCCTTCCCGCTCTTCGGGTGA
- a CDS encoding exodeoxyribonuclease III: MRLATWNVNSIRARVDRVTDWLERADVDVLAMQETKCSDDQFPTMPFAALGYDVVHCGFNQWNGVAIASRVGIDDVEVGFAGQPSWSDKPEAEAVAEARALGATCNGVRVWSLYIPNGRTVDSPHYLYKLKWLAALRETAATWLADDPSAQIALVGDWNIAPTDEDVWSVEAYQGSTHVTVPERSAFDAIVETGFSDLVRPYTPGPAVFTYWDYTQLRFPKNRGMRIDFILGSPSLAQRVERAEIARDERKTGKDRVGSPSDHAPVVVTLTG; the protein is encoded by the coding sequence ATGCGACTGGCGACGTGGAACGTGAACTCGATCCGCGCCCGGGTCGATCGGGTCACCGACTGGCTGGAGCGCGCCGACGTCGACGTGCTGGCGATGCAGGAGACGAAGTGCTCCGATGACCAGTTCCCGACGATGCCGTTCGCCGCCCTCGGCTACGACGTCGTGCACTGCGGGTTCAACCAGTGGAACGGGGTGGCCATCGCGTCGCGGGTCGGCATCGACGACGTCGAGGTGGGCTTCGCCGGCCAGCCGTCGTGGAGCGACAAACCGGAGGCCGAGGCGGTCGCCGAGGCGCGGGCGCTGGGCGCGACCTGCAACGGGGTGCGGGTGTGGAGTCTCTACATCCCCAACGGCCGCACCGTGGACTCGCCTCACTATCTCTACAAACTGAAATGGCTTGCCGCCCTTCGGGAAACCGCTGCGACATGGTTGGCCGACGACCCGTCGGCACAGATCGCCCTGGTCGGTGACTGGAACATCGCGCCGACCGACGAGGACGTGTGGAGTGTCGAGGCCTATCAGGGCAGCACGCACGTGACCGTGCCCGAACGCAGCGCCTTCGACGCCATCGTCGAGACCGGGTTCAGCGACCTGGTCCGGCCGTACACCCCGGGGCCGGCGGTCTTCACCTACTGGGACTACACGCAACTCCGCTTCCCCAAGAACCGCGGCATGCGTATCGATTTCATCCTCGGCTCCCCCTCGCTCGCGCAGCGCGTCGAACGCGCCGAGATCGCCCGCGACGAACGCAAGACCGGCAAGGACCGCGTCGGATCACCCAGTGACCACGCACCGGTGGTGGTGACGCTCACCGGCTGA
- a CDS encoding N-acetylglutamate synthase, CG3035 family, translated as MVDVPEVGARVSLRYRLPADEARPFTDVVGHVEQREPAVRVRTRRGDVVTIAREDVVAVRVVPEIPVRAGEIRNLEHAAALAWPGTEQQWLDGWLLRYGGGITRRANSAVPLHFTSHAEIAAVADWYAARGVPALVSAPDRLFRIPDGVPVDAENLFMTTDLALGEPKAVAVASRPDPAWLAVYERDVPVDVLTAVVDGEVAFGQLAGAAVGRVAVTEAPDGTRWAGVSAVHVAAAARRRGLARRLCEGLLIWAGHHGATRAYVQVVAENDAARRLYEAMGFTEHHRSRYVRAEDLL; from the coding sequence GTGGTCGACGTCCCCGAGGTGGGTGCGCGCGTCAGCCTCCGCTACCGGCTGCCGGCGGACGAGGCCCGACCGTTCACCGACGTGGTCGGGCATGTGGAGCAACGCGAACCGGCGGTGCGGGTGCGCACCCGACGCGGTGACGTCGTCACCATCGCGCGGGAGGACGTCGTCGCGGTGCGGGTCGTCCCTGAGATCCCGGTCCGGGCCGGGGAGATCCGCAACCTCGAGCACGCCGCCGCCCTCGCATGGCCCGGAACCGAGCAGCAGTGGCTCGACGGCTGGCTGCTGCGGTACGGCGGTGGCATCACCCGCCGAGCCAATTCCGCTGTGCCCCTGCACTTCACCTCGCACGCGGAGATCGCGGCGGTAGCCGACTGGTACGCCGCGCGCGGAGTGCCCGCACTGGTGTCGGCTCCCGACCGCTTGTTCCGCATTCCGGACGGTGTGCCCGTCGACGCGGAGAACCTGTTCATGACAACGGATCTCGCGCTCGGCGAACCGAAGGCGGTGGCGGTGGCGTCGCGACCGGACCCAGCATGGCTGGCGGTGTACGAACGCGACGTGCCGGTGGACGTCCTGACCGCGGTCGTCGACGGCGAGGTGGCGTTCGGACAACTGGCCGGCGCCGCGGTGGGGCGGGTCGCGGTGACCGAGGCACCCGACGGCACCCGGTGGGCAGGGGTGTCCGCGGTGCACGTCGCTGCGGCGGCGCGGCGCCGTGGCCTGGCCCGGCGGCTCTGCGAAGGCTTGCTGATCTGGGCCGGCCACCACGGCGCGACGCGCGCCTACGTGCAGGTCGTCGCCGAGAACGACGCCGCCCGCAGGCTCTACGAAGCAATGGGATTCACCGAGCACCACCGCTCGCGCTACGTGCGGGCCGAGGACCTACTGTGA
- a CDS encoding peptide deformylase, translated as MAVRPICIVGDPVLHTATEPIPVAEDGSLPADLADLITDLYDTMDAAHGVGLAANQIGVAKRVFVYDCADARGKTTRRRGVVVNPVLETSEVPETMPDPDDDDEGCLSVPGESFPTGRASWARVTGLDADGTPITIEGDDLFARMLQHETGHLDGFLYLDRLIGRNARSAKRAVKSHGWGVPGLTWMPGEDPDPFGH; from the coding sequence ATGGCCGTACGACCGATCTGCATCGTGGGCGATCCCGTCCTGCACACCGCGACCGAACCGATCCCCGTCGCCGAGGACGGTTCGCTGCCGGCCGATCTCGCGGATCTCATCACCGATCTCTACGACACGATGGACGCCGCCCACGGCGTCGGTCTCGCGGCCAACCAGATCGGGGTCGCCAAGCGGGTGTTCGTCTACGACTGCGCCGATGCGCGCGGCAAGACCACGCGGCGCCGGGGCGTCGTGGTCAACCCGGTGCTCGAGACCTCGGAGGTGCCGGAGACCATGCCGGACCCCGACGACGACGATGAGGGGTGCCTGTCGGTTCCCGGTGAGTCGTTCCCGACCGGGCGCGCGTCGTGGGCGCGGGTGACGGGCCTGGATGCCGACGGCACGCCGATCACCATCGAGGGAGATGACCTGTTCGCCCGGATGCTGCAACACGAGACGGGCCACCTGGACGGGTTTCTCTACCTGGACCGGTTGATCGGCCGCAATGCCCGCAGCGCCAAGCGGGCGGTCAAGTCACACGGCTGGGGTGTCCCGGGGCTGACATGGATGCCCGGCGAGGATCCCGACCCTTTCGGTCACTGA
- a CDS encoding DUF3263 domain-containing protein encodes MDGAIARTEQSGGDTEPTDGLTRREHDILAFERQWWKYAGSKEDAIKELFSMSATRYYQVLSALVDRPEALAADPMLVKRLRRLRASRQKARAARRLGFEVT; translated from the coding sequence ATGGACGGCGCCATCGCGCGGACTGAGCAATCCGGAGGCGATACCGAACCCACCGATGGCCTGACCCGGCGGGAGCACGACATCCTGGCCTTCGAGCGGCAGTGGTGGAAGTACGCGGGGTCCAAGGAGGACGCCATCAAGGAGTTGTTCTCCATGTCGGCGACCCGCTACTACCAGGTGCTGAGCGCGCTGGTCGACCGGCCCGAAGCGCTGGCTGCCGACCCGATGCTGGTCAAGCGGCTGCGCCGGCTGCGGGCGAGCAGGCAGAAGGCCCGCGCGGCGCGCCGTCTCGGCTTCGAAGTCACCTGA